Proteins from a genomic interval of Nautilia sp. PV-1:
- a CDS encoding AtpZ/AtpI family protein, translating into MNDKQHKKGKFGKTVEGAEKLSLGISIVVAILMGIGIGILLKKWTGYTWTLWLGVFWGVAAAIMNIKIEYNKLKKDLDKVAKDPKYKNYKMNTKDEEELLEEFEK; encoded by the coding sequence ATGAATGACAAACAGCATAAAAAAGGAAAATTCGGTAAAACCGTAGAGGGGGCAGAAAAGCTTTCTCTTGGTATTTCCATTGTCGTAGCAATATTAATGGGTATAGGAATTGGCATATTATTAAAAAAATGGACAGGCTATACCTGGACTTTATGGCTTGGAGTTTTTTGGGGCGTTGCCGCAGCAATAATGAATATCAAAATAGAATACAATAAATTAAAAAAAGATTTAGATAAAGTCGCAAAAGATCCTAAATATAAAAATTATAAAATGAATACAAAAGATGAAGA